Proteins encoded in a region of the Canis lupus familiaris isolate Mischka breed German Shepherd chromosome 1, alternate assembly UU_Cfam_GSD_1.0, whole genome shotgun sequence genome:
- the RPL28 gene encoding 60S ribosomal protein L28, translated as MSAHLQWMVVRNCSSFLIKRNKQTYSTEPNNLKARNSFRYNGLIHRKTVGVEPAADGKGVVVVLKRRSGQRKPATSYVRTTINKNARATLSSIRHMIRKNKYRPDLRMAAIRRASAILRSQKPVMVKRKRARPTKSS; from the exons ATGTCCGCTCACCTGCAGTGGATGGTCGTGCGGAACTGCTCCAGCTTCCTGATCAAGAGGAACAAGCAGACGTACAGCACG gaGCCCAACAACCTGAAAGCTCGCAACTCCTTCCGCTACAACGGTCTGATTCACCGCAAGACTGTGGGCGTGGAGCCGGCGGCCGACGGCAAGGGTGTGGTGGTGGTCCTGAAGCGGAGATCAG gccagcGGAAACCCGCTACCTCCTATGTGCGAACTACCATCAACAAGAATGCCCGGGCCACCCTCAGTAGCATCAGGCACATGATCCGCAAGAATAAGTACCGTCCGGATCTGCGCATG GCTGCCATTCGCAGAGCCAGTGCTATCCTGCGCAGTCAGAAGCCTGTGATGGTGAAGAGGAAGCGGGCCCGCCCCACCAAGAGCTCCTGA
- the TMEM190 gene encoding transmembrane protein 190 precursor, whose amino-acid sequence MVASGIPALSLFLLMQGSVDGNGIQGFFYPWSCEGDVWDRESCGGQAAIENPNLCLRLRCCYRDGVCYHQRPDETMRRKHMWALGWTCGGLLFLISSICLFWWAKRRDMLHLPGFLKGKCDLSRTVSLLSKDRGTLSDKKTSAGSVPTSLPTEGNADVSGATEGEGTTEGGEETEGGEDED is encoded by the exons ATGGTGGCCTCTGGGATCCCAGCTTTGAGCCTTTTCctgctgatgcagggctcagtag ATGGGAATGGAATCCAGGGATTCTTCTATCCATGGA GCTGTGAGGGAGATGTGTGGGACCGGGAGAGCTGTGGGGGCCAGGCCGCAATCGAGAATCCCAATCTCTGTCTGCGTCTACGCTGCTGCTACCGTGATGGGGTCTGCTACCACCAGCGGCCAGATG AAACTATGCGGAGGAAGCATATGTGGGCGCTGGGCTGGACATGTGGAGGCCTCCTCTTCCTAATCTCCAGCATCTGCTTGTTCTG GTGGGCCAAGCGCCGGGACATGCTGCACCTTCCAGGGTTCTTAAAGGGCAAATGTGACCTGTCGAGGACCGTCTCTCTGTTATCCAAGGACCGGGGGACTCTGAGTGATAAAAAGACATCTGCGGGCAGCGTGCCAACCTCCCTTCCTACGGAGGGGAACGCGGATGTGTCAGGAGCCACTGAAGGGGAAGGGACGACAGAAGGGGGTGAAGAAACAGAAGGTGGAGAGGACGAAGATTAG
- the TMEM238 gene encoding transmembrane protein 238 gives MAAAPAVGAPQGSPPGAQSPPAGAPVPASGLGRCRMALLMAVALDVAGMAALLTGVFAQLQVRGRDFGDLLIYSGALLVFLSLLGWILWYTGNIEISRQELERDYGLRPSALARLARKLSRRWSAPASGPRAAPGSQGTRRAARAPPPPAAGSRRVRLQLATLEAGPGAAGAGPE, from the coding sequence ATGGCGGCGGCGCCGGCGGTGGGCGCCCCGCAGGGGTCCCCGCCGGGTGCACAGTCCCCACCGGCTGGCGCGCCGGTGCCCGCGTCCGGTCTGGGCCGCTGCCGGATGGCGCTGCTGATGGCCGTGGCGCTGGACGTGGCGGGCATGGCGGCGCTGCTGACCGGCGTGTTCGCGCAGCTGCAGGTGCGCGGCCGCGACTTCGGCGACCTGCTCATCTACTCTGGCGCGCTGCTCGTCTTCCTGAGCCTGCTCGGCTGGATCCTCTGGTACACCGGCAACATCGAGATCTCGCGCCAGGAGCTCGAGCGCGACTATGGCCTGCGGCCCTCGGCGCTGGCCCGCCTGGCGCGCAAGCTCTCCCGCCGCTGGTCTGCGCCGGCCTCCGGCCCGCGCGCCGCACCCGGCTCCCAGGGAACGCGCCGAGCagcccgcgcgcccccgccgcccgccgccggctCCCGCCGCGTACGCCTGCAGCTAGCTACGCTcgaggcggggccgggggcggcgggcgcgggccccGAGTGA
- the UBE2S gene encoding ubiquitin-conjugating enzyme E2 S: protein MNSNVENLPPHIIRLVYKEVTTLTADPPDGIKVFPNEEDLTDLQVTIEGPEGTPYAGGLFRMKLLLGKDFPASPPKGYFLTKIFHPNVGANGEICVNVLKRDWTAELGIRHVLLTIKCLLIHPNPESALNEEAGRLLLENYEEYAARARLLTEIHGGASGSSSGSTEAGRALASGGATPSTDPMAPGGPGGADGPMAKKHAGERDKKLAAKKKTDKKRALRRL, encoded by the exons ATG AACTCCAATGTGGAGAACCTGCCCCCCCACATCATTCGCTTGGTGTATAAGGAGGTGACAACGCTGACTGCTGACCCGCCTGATGGCATCAAGGTCTTTCCCAACGAGGAAGACCTCACTGACCTGCAGGTCACCATCGAGGGCCCTG agGGGACCCCTTATGCCGGAGGCCTGTTCCGCATGAAACTCCTGCTGGGGAAGGactttcctgcctccccacccaagGGCTACTTCCTGACCAAGATTTTCCACCCCAATGTGGGCGCCAACGGTGAGATCTGCGTCAACGTGCTCAAGAGGGACTGGACAGCTGAGCTGGGCATCCGGCATGTCCTGCTG ACCATCAAGTGCCTGCTGATCCACCCCAACCCCGAGTCGGCCCTCAATGAGGAGGCAGGCCGCCTGCTCTTGGAGAACTACGAGGAGTATGCCGCCCGCGCCCGCCTGCTCACAGAGATCCATGGGGGTGCCAGCGGGTCCAGCAGCGGGAGCACCGAGGCGGGCAGGGCCCTGGCCAGTGGGGGTGCCACCCCCTCCACTGACCCCATGGCCCCGGGGGGCCCAGGTGGAGCCGATGGCCCCATGGCCAAGAAGCATGCGGGTGAGCGGGATAAGAAGCTGGCAGCCAAGAAAAAGACGGACAAGAAGCGGGCACTGCGGCGGCTGTAG